The sequence GCATCTTGCTTTCAAAAAGGCTCAACAGCTCATGAATTACCTCATCTTCTTTAAACTTTTCAAATCGATTAACTAAAGCTGGAATATTCCTTATAATTTTGGCCTTTTCACGATATGCTTTATATCCCGTTAATGCTTCAGCCGTCCTCTTTATAATTCTTGCTTGTATCTCCTTATACGTAATCATAGGCATTACTATTTGAATATGTTTTTCCGTTGAAAGCCTATATAATTCTTGAATATGTTTACCCTCCAAAAAATTTTCGCTTTCAAATATCGATGTGTCTATAAACACGTATTCCATATTGCTAACCTTTGTTTACTATTTATTTTTTTGAAAAGGAGGCATTTCATCATAAGTATGACCATTCAGCAGTCTGCCAGCTTTCTTTTTTCTAGTTCCTCCCCATTGTTTAAAGAAAAAGGCCACGTTGGCAGATTTACATTGATCCATTATATCAAGTACCCATTCAGGTTTCATTTCTCTTACTTTTCGACCACTTTCCCCTCCAACAATAACCCAATCAATCCCTGATAAATTTAATTCTGTTAGCGGGCCGATTAAAGGTTCACATGACAAAAACTTCACTCTTGCATTTGTAGTTCTCAAGAACTCTACTCTTTTCAAAACTTTCTCATTTTCTACTGATACTCCCATCCAAATATTGTGAGTCCATTTTAACTCATTATGGATCTGTGATAGGCGTTCTGCCCTTTTAGTCAAAATTTGGAATGTATGTTGTGGATTTTCATTCATCACCTTGAACACCTTTTTTATAAAATCCAGAGGAACTTTTTCATGAAACAAATCACTCATGGAGTTAACAAAAACAACTTTCTGTTTCTTCCAGGTATAAGGAATGGACAATGCGTTTTCATGTAATCTTACTTTGAAAGCATCTTTATATTTTTCGATTCCCATTGCTTGCAATCTTTTGGCCATAACCTCTGCATAACAATATTTACAACCTGCAGATATTTTGGTGCATCCGGTAACTGGATTCCAGGTCATTTCAGTCCATTCTATTGATGATTGTGCCATTTTAAAAATCTAGACTTGTTTGCGGATTTGAGAATTTCTTAGTTTTAGCCCAAAAATCATTTCCTCGTTCATGCTTAGAATAGAAAGCTAAGTAGTATAGGGGCAAATTTTTGTCATCGGATCTTATTTGGTGAAATTCAGGGGGCTTTTTATAGCCAATATTAATCATGTTTTCCTCATATTTTGTGGCTAAGAAATTGACAAATTTAGAATGATTAGATGAAAATCTATTTTGAAAATCCAAACGCCAATTGGAATCTCCGATAAAGTGATCGATTTTAGTGCTATTTTCATTTAAATAAATATCAAAGTTTCTATTGGCATCCATATGAAGCGCTAGTAATATAAGAAAATCCATAAGATTTTGCCCTAGATGTCTAATAGTTGCAAAATGTAAATTTAATGAATATGGATCTACGAAGCTAAACGGAAGTACTTT is a genomic window of Chitinophaga sp. LS1 containing:
- the tcmP gene encoding three-Cys-motif partner protein TcmP, whose amino-acid sequence is MRSWSEQKYKLIGCYADIFTRGMRYKWDKLIYIDLFAGAGYSLIKGSRKILKSSTLIAMDIPIKFDKYILCEENPEKLSALKIRVQREHPDLDVVFIEGDSNRLVEKIKSEIPLHSKTTKVLPFSFVDPYSLNLHFATIRHLGQNLMDFLILLALHMDANRNFDIYLNENSTKIDHFIGDSNWRLDFQNRFSSNHSKFVNFLATKYEENMINIGYKKPPEFHQIRSDDKNLPLYYLAFYSKHERGNDFWAKTKKFSNPQTSLDF
- a CDS encoding phage Gp37/Gp68 family protein translates to MAQSSIEWTEMTWNPVTGCTKISAGCKYCYAEVMAKRLQAMGIEKYKDAFKVRLHENALSIPYTWKKQKVVFVNSMSDLFHEKVPLDFIKKVFKVMNENPQHTFQILTKRAERLSQIHNELKWTHNIWMGVSVENEKVLKRVEFLRTTNARVKFLSCEPLIGPLTELNLSGIDWVIVGGESGRKVREMKPEWVLDIMDQCKSANVAFFFKQWGGTRKKKAGRLLNGHTYDEMPPFQKNK